A DNA window from Stutzerimonas stutzeri contains the following coding sequences:
- a CDS encoding response regulator, whose product MSDQEELKQHFAQRVIHQAREVLEVWQQLQRNEWNESYHAALTEATTRLRRFADRFEQTEHSELALNIEDCLSDIRDNRGRLSSSTISTLSQLIYRLARTGLRHSDPHNQSFLPPLSKPVYIALQDQERAEHLVRQLDFFSMSAQAFSSVAAFRTAMHRRHPAAIVMEVDFNGPGEGLRLAEQVQQGLEPKLPMLFFSHAETDTPTRLAAVRAGGLEFFTGTLDASSLLEKIEIFTRTAHYEPIRVLIVDDSRAQATHTERVLNNAGIVTQTLIEPIQAIGALAEFQPDLIILDMYMPECLGTELAKVIRQHERYVSVPIIYLSAEDDLDKQLDAMGEGGDDFLTKPIKPSHLIATVRTRATRARSLKARIVRDSLTGLYNHTHSLQLLEDSRFRARRDNSPLSFAMLDIDHFKRVNDTFGHPMGDRVIKSLALFLKQRLRKTDHIGRYGGEEFAVVLPDTPADAACKVLDEIRQRFAEIHFPAQPHDLSCTFSCGITELSDDAEVKTLTQQADEALYRAKHGGRNRVERY is encoded by the coding sequence ATGTCGGATCAGGAAGAGCTAAAACAGCATTTTGCCCAGCGGGTCATCCACCAGGCACGGGAAGTGCTGGAAGTCTGGCAACAGCTACAGCGCAATGAATGGAACGAGAGTTACCACGCAGCGCTTACCGAAGCGACGACCCGACTTCGACGCTTCGCCGACCGCTTCGAGCAGACCGAGCACAGCGAACTGGCGCTGAACATCGAAGACTGCCTGAGCGATATCCGCGACAATCGCGGCCGTCTTTCCAGCAGCACCATTTCCACCCTCAGCCAGCTGATCTACCGCCTCGCGCGGACCGGCCTGCGCCACAGCGATCCGCACAATCAGTCATTCCTGCCGCCGCTAAGCAAACCGGTGTACATCGCGCTGCAAGATCAGGAACGCGCCGAGCACCTGGTGCGGCAGCTCGATTTTTTCAGCATGTCTGCTCAGGCATTCAGTAGCGTTGCCGCCTTCCGCACCGCCATGCATCGACGCCACCCCGCTGCGATCGTCATGGAAGTGGATTTCAACGGACCCGGCGAAGGGCTACGCCTGGCTGAACAGGTGCAACAGGGCTTGGAACCGAAGTTGCCGATGCTGTTCTTCAGTCACGCCGAAACCGACACCCCGACCCGACTGGCGGCGGTACGGGCCGGTGGTCTGGAGTTCTTTACCGGCACCCTGGATGCCAGCAGTCTGCTGGAGAAGATCGAGATATTCACGCGAACGGCGCACTACGAACCGATCCGCGTACTGATCGTCGATGACTCCCGGGCCCAGGCCACCCATACCGAGCGGGTATTGAACAACGCCGGCATCGTCACCCAGACGCTGATAGAGCCGATCCAGGCCATCGGCGCGCTGGCCGAGTTCCAACCGGATCTGATCATCCTCGACATGTACATGCCCGAGTGCCTGGGCACCGAACTGGCCAAGGTGATCCGCCAGCATGAGCGTTACGTCAGCGTGCCGATCATCTACCTTTCTGCCGAAGACGACCTGGACAAGCAGCTCGACGCCATGGGCGAAGGCGGCGACGACTTCCTCACCAAGCCAATCAAGCCCAGCCACCTGATCGCCACCGTGCGCACCCGCGCCACCCGCGCCAGAAGCCTCAAGGCACGCATCGTGCGAGACAGCCTGACCGGCCTCTACAACCACACCCACAGCCTGCAACTGCTCGAGGACTCGCGCTTCCGTGCGCGTCGCGACAACAGCCCGCTGAGCTTCGCCATGCTGGATATCGACCACTTCAAGCGGGTCAACGACACCTTCGGCCACCCCATGGGCGACCGGGTTATCAAGAGCCTGGCACTGTTTCTGAAACAGCGCCTGCGCAAGACCGACCACATCGGCCGCTACGGCGGGGAAGAGTTCGCCGTGGTGCTGCCTGATACGCCGGCGGACGCGGCCTGTAAGGTTCTCGATGAAATCCGTCAGCGCTTCGCGGAGATTCACTTCCCCGCTCAACCACACGACCTGAGCTGCACCTTCAGCTGCGGCATCACCGAGCTGTCAGACGACGCCGAGGTCAAGACGC
- a CDS encoding DUF2333 family protein — MLDWKNRFARRGRSNGSAGATGNGTGSPLLLILAGLLGAYLLVTLILGWYWSSEPDLFPVQQHTRQAAEASQRQLVSGYTTVETLKRVASTLLDKPGGYLSNDIAPPGLWLDNMPSWEYGVLVQVRDLSRALRKDFARSQSQSTEDIDLAKAEPLFNFDNRSWALPASESEYRNAIRGLDRYLARLSDPEPKALFYTRADNLNNWLGDAATRLGSLSQRLSASVGRVRLDIDIAPEQERAGLVPQVKEQVVETPWMQIDNVFFEARGQAWALSHLLRAIEVDFADVLAKKNATVSVRQIIRELEAAQEPLWSPMVLNGSGYGVLANHSLVMANYISRANAAIIDLRNLLSQG, encoded by the coding sequence ATGTTGGACTGGAAGAATCGCTTCGCCCGTCGCGGCCGCTCGAATGGCTCTGCTGGGGCGACCGGCAATGGGACAGGCAGCCCGCTTCTGCTGATTCTTGCCGGCCTTCTGGGTGCATACCTGCTGGTTACGCTGATACTCGGCTGGTACTGGAGCAGCGAGCCGGACCTGTTCCCAGTACAGCAGCATACTCGTCAGGCCGCCGAAGCTTCACAGCGACAGCTGGTCAGCGGGTATACGACGGTGGAAACCCTCAAGCGCGTTGCCAGTACGCTGTTGGATAAACCAGGCGGCTACCTGAGCAACGATATCGCACCTCCGGGGCTCTGGCTGGACAACATGCCGAGCTGGGAATACGGCGTGCTGGTGCAGGTTCGTGACCTGTCGCGTGCGCTGCGCAAAGACTTTGCCCGCTCACAGTCGCAGTCCACGGAAGATATTGACCTGGCCAAGGCCGAGCCATTGTTCAACTTCGACAACCGCAGTTGGGCACTGCCAGCGTCAGAGTCCGAATATCGCAATGCTATCCGCGGTCTGGATCGCTATCTGGCCCGTCTCAGCGATCCCGAGCCCAAGGCGCTGTTCTATACCCGCGCGGATAACCTGAATAACTGGCTTGGTGACGCCGCCACCCGGCTGGGTTCGCTGTCGCAGCGCTTGTCCGCCAGCGTAGGTCGGGTTCGCCTGGACATTGATATCGCACCTGAACAAGAGCGGGCGGGTCTCGTTCCACAGGTCAAGGAGCAAGTCGTAGAGACGCCTTGGATGCAGATCGACAATGTCTTTTTCGAGGCGCGTGGCCAGGCCTGGGCGCTGTCCCATCTGCTACGTGCGATCGAGGTGGATTTCGCCGATGTGCTGGCAAAAAAGAACGCGACGGTCAGCGTCCGTCAGATCATTCGTGAACTGGAGGCTGCGCAGGAGCCGCTTTGGAGCCCGATGGTGCTGAACGGCAGTGGTTACGGCGTGCTGGCCAATCACTCGCTGGTGATGGCCAACTACATATCGCGTGCCAACGCGGCGATCATTGATTTGCGCAATCTGCTGTCGCAGGGCTAG
- a CDS encoding sigma-54-dependent transcriptional regulator, producing the protein MTARQKALIIDDEPDIRELLEITLGRMKLDTRSARNLKEARECLAREHYDLCLTDMRLPDGSGLELVQYIQQQHPQLPVAMITAYGSLDTAIGALKAGAFDFLTKPVDLNRLRELVSTALRLRAPAAEVPVDSRLLGSSPPMKVLRKQIGKLARSQAPVYISGESGSGKELVSRLIHEQGPRNEKPFVPVNCGAIPSELMESEFFGHKKGSFSGAIEDKPGLFQAANGGTLFLDEVADLPLPMQVKLLRAIQEKAVRAVGGAQEVMVDVRILCATHKDLAAEVAAGRFRQDLYYRLNVIELRVPPLRERREDIGLLADAMLRRLAQECGDSVARLHPEALTKLENYRFPGNVRELENMLERAYTLCDGDEIKAGDLRLADCPGLSENGEASLAQIDNLEDHLEEIERKLIMQALEETRWNRTAAAQRLGLTFRSMRYRLKKLGLD; encoded by the coding sequence ATGACCGCGCGCCAGAAAGCACTGATCATCGACGACGAGCCTGATATCCGCGAGCTGCTGGAAATCACCCTCGGCCGCATGAAGCTCGATACGCGCAGCGCGCGCAACCTCAAGGAAGCGCGCGAATGCCTGGCCCGAGAGCACTATGACCTGTGTCTGACCGACATGCGCCTGCCCGATGGCAGCGGTCTGGAGCTCGTGCAGTACATCCAGCAGCAGCATCCGCAACTGCCCGTTGCCATGATCACCGCTTACGGAAGCCTGGACACGGCGATCGGCGCGCTCAAGGCCGGCGCATTCGACTTCCTCACCAAGCCCGTGGACCTCAATCGTCTGCGCGAGCTGGTCAGTACTGCATTGCGTCTGCGTGCTCCGGCCGCGGAAGTGCCGGTGGACAGCCGCCTGCTGGGAAGCTCACCGCCGATGAAGGTGCTGCGCAAGCAGATCGGAAAGCTAGCTCGTAGCCAGGCACCGGTCTATATCAGCGGCGAGTCCGGAAGCGGGAAGGAGCTTGTGTCCCGCCTGATCCATGAACAAGGCCCGCGTAATGAAAAGCCCTTCGTGCCGGTCAACTGCGGCGCAATCCCTTCCGAGCTGATGGAGAGTGAGTTTTTCGGCCATAAGAAAGGCAGCTTCAGTGGCGCCATCGAAGACAAGCCAGGTCTGTTTCAGGCAGCCAACGGCGGCACGCTGTTTCTCGACGAGGTAGCCGATCTGCCGCTACCGATGCAGGTCAAGCTGCTGCGTGCCATTCAGGAGAAGGCGGTCCGAGCGGTGGGCGGCGCGCAAGAAGTGATGGTTGACGTCCGCATCCTCTGCGCGACGCACAAGGATCTGGCCGCCGAGGTTGCGGCGGGTCGCTTCCGTCAGGATCTGTACTACCGACTGAACGTCATCGAATTGCGCGTACCACCACTACGCGAGCGCCGCGAGGACATTGGCCTTCTCGCCGACGCCATGCTCCGTCGCCTGGCTCAGGAGTGTGGCGACAGCGTCGCTCGCCTGCATCCGGAGGCCTTGACCAAGCTGGAGAACTACCGTTTCCCTGGGAACGTGCGCGAACTGGAGAATATGCTTGAGCGCGCCTATACGCTCTGCGATGGCGACGAGATCAAAGCGGGAGACTTGCGACTTGCCGATTGCCCTGGTCTGTCGGAAAACGGTGAAGCCAGTCTGGCGCAGATCGACAATCTGGAGGATCACCTGGAAGAGATCGAACGTAAGTTGATCATGCAGGCGCTCGAAGAGACTCGCTGGAACCGCACAGCAGCGGCCCAGCGGCTCGGCCTGACCTTCCGCTCGATGCGCTATCGACTGAAAAAGCTCGGCCTGGACTGA